The genomic region GCATTACCTGAAGAACCTGTCGAATATGTGAGTCCTCTAAAAGGAAATTTATCCGGTGAATACTTAAAAAGTTTACAAGTTACCGCAAAACAGAGAAAGGCGATGCAAGAAAATACGAATCTTTGGTTTGCAGATCGGTTTCGTGTTGGATTTGGAATTCGACCAAAAGCAGATTCACTCTACAATACGGACTTTGATAGATCTACACCTGATAACCGCAACACGGTGAGTAACCAAACTCAATTTTATGTGATTGGAGATTTAACTCCTAATGTTCTATTTAAAATAACGATGCAGGATGTCCGGCTTTGGGGTGGAGAAATCACAAGTGGGGCCGCTGATCAAAAATACGGCGTAATTCCAAATGGTGGAACACTAATCGATACCACCAAACAAAAAGAAGTTGCCTTAAACAACTATACTGGTTTTCGCGAAGCCTTTGTTGACCTAAAAACGACCAACCAAATGTTCCGTGTTCGGACGGGTCGCCAAATTCTGGATTATGGAGACGGAAGGATTTTGGGATCCAGAAATGATAGTTTAAACGGGAACTCATTTGATGCTGTGCGAACAACGGTTACCGTCCAAAAACAAAGTTTAGATTTTTTTGGTGCGATCATTAGTTCAGAAAACAACGCCAATAGTATGGTATCTAACAATTCGACAAGACTTGGTGGGACAGGAAATGCTTCCTACTATGGAGCTCATTACGGTTACAAACCATGGGAATGGTTAGGTATTGAGATGTATAATTTCACATTGTACAAACAAAAACAAAAAGCAACCAATACAACAACAAACTATGGGTCCGATATCTACTACCGAGGACCAGACCAACTCAACACTTCTGGCTTTCGACTTACCAATAGAACTAAAAATAATACAATCGCAGGTGAAACAGGAATTGACTGGATGGTAGAAGCCGCTTGGCAAACTGGATTCAATGGAGAGAGAGTTTCTCCCGATTGGCTAAACCAAACAGGAACTTATACGACCGATAAAAAAACGGGAGAACCCCCTCCTTTATCTTCCCGCGTACAATACAAAGCAAATATCGTTGCCGTTCAATTAGGTTACACTCCTGTAAAGGAATTTCGTATTGGAATACAATATGTCCAGGCCTCTGGAGATCCAAACCGAAATGATGGAAGTGTTGCGACTTACAATCCACTCTTTGCAACAAGACGAATGGCTGGAGGTGGAATGCCATTTTCAGGAAACGGTAATTCAGGAATGGTATTCTGGCAAAACATTAAGGATTATTCTGTTCACATTAAATATGAATCTGCGAAGTGGGGTATATTTATTATAAACCCACATTGGTATTATAAAGTCAAACTCCAGGATGGTTATTATGATAACAATAATTATGTTGCAGGAAGTAAAGCAACAGGGGAAACCGCATCGACAGAAGATTATTATAATACAGAAGCATATAATCCCAACCGACCAAAATTAGGGAGGCATGTCGCTACAGAAATTAATTTTATTTATATCGTCACAGCATTTGAGAACGTCTCGTTTTGGTTTGGGGCAAGCTCTTTGTATGCGGGTGATGCAATACGAAATCAAAAAAACAATCCGTACGAAACCGACCCATATCATAGATACGATTTCAAACCAAATTCTAGTTATTTTACGTTCCAAAGTGTGTTTGCCATTTAGTTGGCTTTTTCTGCTACAAATTATTTTCCCCGAGATTCTATTTCATCGGGGATTTGGTTTTTTCTTTAAGGACATTGTAGAAATATTCATTTGCGGGGAAAGACCATTCAAAATTAAATTTAATCCGAATTCAAAATCATGAAGACCATTGTATTTTCCAACTACAACTTTTTTAGCTAAACTAGTTAAGTAAATGAAGGGGCTTTTTTCCAAACTCGGCAAAAATCCTTTTGCTGTTTCAGAGTATTCTTTGGGATTTATGGGAAAATTCAATTCTTGTAATATATAACCATATATATGACTATCGATGGCATTGATAATATGATCTGCAACCGGCAATGAAAATCCTGCAGAATGAAGACACCCAAGCGAAGCATCAAAATAAGCTAACATAGCAGGACCTACATTGATTCGAGAAACAATCAAGATCGTTGACCATGGATGTAGATTCAAAACTTTTCTAGCAGATCCTGCTCTTTTTTTCATTTCCTTTTTCCAGTTACCACCTATCTTCGGTAAAACGATTTGAGAGACCACAGAATCAACCATTCCATCCAAAAGTTCATCTTTATTTTTTATATGATTGTACAAAGACATTGCCTCAACACCAAGATGGAAGGCAAGACTTCGCATGGACAATTCTTCTAACCCGAACTCATCTGCCAATTGGATTGCTGCATTTAGAACCAAATCTTTAGAAAGGGTTTTCCTTTTTTTTAAATTTGTCTTTTTAGGACTTTTATTTAGTTTCCCTTTTTTCTTTTCTACCATATACAAAACCTTTCGATCTCAAATATCGCTATAGCCTATTTTAAA from Leptospira meyeri harbors:
- a CDS encoding alginate export family protein, translated to MYVGNHRMIIGLLWLGIFLSSFTIPLEAQFITPTKKEVPETPPPPPTPPPQAPALPEEPVEYVSPLKGNLSGEYLKSLQVTAKQRKAMQENTNLWFADRFRVGFGIRPKADSLYNTDFDRSTPDNRNTVSNQTQFYVIGDLTPNVLFKITMQDVRLWGGEITSGAADQKYGVIPNGGTLIDTTKQKEVALNNYTGFREAFVDLKTTNQMFRVRTGRQILDYGDGRILGSRNDSLNGNSFDAVRTTVTVQKQSLDFFGAIISSENNANSMVSNNSTRLGGTGNASYYGAHYGYKPWEWLGIEMYNFTLYKQKQKATNTTTNYGSDIYYRGPDQLNTSGFRLTNRTKNNTIAGETGIDWMVEAAWQTGFNGERVSPDWLNQTGTYTTDKKTGEPPPLSSRVQYKANIVAVQLGYTPVKEFRIGIQYVQASGDPNRNDGSVATYNPLFATRRMAGGGMPFSGNGNSGMVFWQNIKDYSVHIKYESAKWGIFIINPHWYYKVKLQDGYYDNNNYVAGSKATGETASTEDYYNTEAYNPNRPKLGRHVATEINFIYIVTAFENVSFWFGASSLYAGDAIRNQKNNPYETDPYHRYDFKPNSSYFTFQSVFAI
- a CDS encoding TetR/AcrR family transcriptional regulator C-terminal domain-containing protein, whose protein sequence is MVEKKKGKLNKSPKKTNLKKRKTLSKDLVLNAAIQLADEFGLEELSMRSLAFHLGVEAMSLYNHIKNKDELLDGMVDSVVSQIVLPKIGGNWKKEMKKRAGSARKVLNLHPWSTILIVSRINVGPAMLAYFDASLGCLHSAGFSLPVADHIINAIDSHIYGYILQELNFPINPKEYSETAKGFLPSLEKSPFIYLTSLAKKVVVGKYNGLHDFEFGLNLILNGLSPQMNISTMSLKKKPNPR